In Candidatus Chlorohelix allophototropha, one DNA window encodes the following:
- a CDS encoding aminotransferase class V-fold PLP-dependent enzyme — translation MNHGTIPPSIDSVLPQVVGSQLYTTLHNGKQARVIQLNNAATTPPFQKTLEAVNSFLETYGALHRGAGPRARITCDKVEEAIARIRTFVNCQPDQALLFTQNTSSAINMLARLLKLESDSVIFTSEIEHTSNNLPWRYNTSAEVIEINAFNNGALDYADLEQKVQRYGKRLKLISVSGASNQTGYIPDLRRMSALAHSCGALFFVDAAQLAPHRPIDMLEDGIDALAFSAHKVYAPFGIGVLALPRHLLDTTPPDPGGGSIDMISNRDIIWAPPSERHQTGTWNATGIVALGASCQVLMDTGWDNVIRHEKELVNYAAVMLAQVPGLKMHIPAELYKSENRIGTFPFNLPELHHSLVAAILEHEHGIEVRSGTICNHRLVRRWFNISEAEQSEREEKIKGGDRLASYGIVRASLGIHNTHEDIDALTAALTYISTRGYSLHYKAMPSLETFEPE, via the coding sequence ATGAATCATGGCACTATCCCTCCTTCGATAGACTCAGTTTTGCCACAAGTAGTCGGCTCGCAACTTTATACAACTTTACATAATGGGAAACAAGCAAGGGTTATTCAACTCAATAATGCTGCCACTACCCCACCTTTCCAAAAAACCCTTGAGGCGGTTAATAGCTTTCTAGAAACTTATGGCGCTTTACATCGAGGGGCAGGTCCCCGCGCTCGTATTACTTGCGACAAGGTAGAAGAAGCCATTGCGCGTATTCGCACTTTTGTAAATTGCCAGCCCGATCAAGCGCTACTGTTCACCCAAAATACCAGTTCTGCTATAAACATGCTGGCACGTTTGCTAAAGTTGGAAAGCGATTCGGTTATCTTTACGTCCGAAATCGAACATACCTCTAATAATTTACCTTGGCGTTATAACACTAGCGCAGAAGTGATTGAGATAAACGCTTTTAATAACGGGGCGTTGGATTATGCCGATTTGGAACAGAAGGTGCAACGCTACGGCAAGCGGCTGAAGCTGATTTCGGTAAGCGGCGCGTCTAATCAGACTGGCTACATCCCTGATTTGCGCCGAATGAGCGCGTTGGCGCATAGCTGCGGCGCTTTATTTTTTGTAGATGCTGCCCAACTAGCTCCCCACCGTCCCATTGACATGCTAGAGGATGGGATAGATGCGTTAGCTTTTTCAGCCCACAAAGTTTATGCACCTTTTGGAATCGGGGTGCTGGCGCTGCCTCGCCATTTGCTGGATACTACCCCACCCGATCCCGGTGGCGGCTCGATTGATATGATAAGTAACCGGGACATTATTTGGGCGCCACCTTCGGAAAGACACCAGACCGGAACATGGAATGCTACCGGCATTGTCGCGCTTGGCGCATCTTGCCAAGTTCTTATGGATACTGGTTGGGATAATGTGATTAGGCATGAGAAAGAATTGGTAAACTATGCCGCGGTTATGCTGGCACAAGTTCCCGGTCTCAAAATGCACATCCCGGCGGAATTATATAAATCAGAAAATCGAATCGGTACTTTTCCCTTTAATCTGCCAGAACTTCACCATTCTTTGGTAGCTGCTATTCTTGAGCATGAGCACGGTATCGAGGTACGCTCAGGTACAATTTGTAATCATCGGTTGGTAAGACGTTGGTTTAACATTTCCGAAGCCGAGCAAAGCGAACGAGAAGAAAAGATAAAGGGGGGTGACCGATTAGCCTCTTACGGCATTGTGCGCGCCAGTTTGGGAATCCACAATACTCATGAAGATATTGATGCCCTGACCGCCGCGCTAACCTATATTTCAACCAGAGGCTACAGCTTGCATTATAAAGCTATGCCTTCCCTTGAAACCTTCGAACCGGAGTAA
- a CDS encoding thioesterase II family protein — MWLFKNQHQENVAHNPWLAYYKPNPKVKLRLFCFHYAGGSASVFRTWANRLPEWVELLPVQLPGREGRISETPIDNVSELVYALRSALKPYLTPYPFALFGHSMGGLIAYELARSLELSGESQLALLMVSSHPAPQITLDEYKIAGLSEESFLFELNRRFNTIPDSMRQNQELIDLLMPMLRADFSLTENYQYKPGKPLACPVVVYGGMDDPEIKESALTPWQLQTVGAFNMRLFRGDHFYFQKSSENLLNDISSRLLRLAIPE, encoded by the coding sequence ATGTGGCTCTTCAAGAACCAACATCAAGAAAATGTAGCGCATAACCCTTGGCTGGCGTATTACAAACCTAACCCGAAAGTTAAGCTGCGTCTGTTTTGCTTCCATTATGCCGGGGGTAGCGCTTCGGTTTTCCGCACATGGGCTAACCGTTTGCCGGAATGGGTAGAGCTATTACCGGTGCAATTGCCCGGTCGGGAAGGACGAATCAGCGAAACTCCCATCGACAATGTATCGGAGTTAGTCTATGCGCTCAGGTCAGCCTTAAAGCCCTATTTAACGCCGTATCCTTTTGCTCTGTTTGGGCATAGCATGGGGGGCTTAATTGCTTATGAGTTGGCGCGTAGTCTTGAATTATCCGGTGAGAGTCAGCTTGCGCTGCTAATGGTTTCATCCCATCCAGCCCCACAAATTACCCTTGACGAGTATAAAATAGCCGGGCTTTCTGAAGAATCTTTTCTCTTTGAGCTTAATAGACGGTTTAATACCATTCCCGATTCTATGCGCCAGAACCAAGAGTTAATTGATTTGCTTATGCCAATGCTCCGCGCTGATTTTAGTCTGACCGAAAACTACCAATATAAACCCGGAAAACCATTAGCCTGCCCGGTTGTGGTGTACGGTGGAATGGATGACCCTGAAATAAAGGAATCAGCCCTTACACCTTGGCAGCTTCAAACTGTTGGTGCATTTAACATGCGCTTATTTAGAGGCGATCATTTTTATTTTCAAAAATCGTCTGAAAATCTTTTAAACGATATAAGTTCGCGGTTACTCAGATTAGCTATTCCTGAATAA
- a CDS encoding non-ribosomal peptide synthetase, with the protein MAFSLNHALLQSANRSPDREALRFNGQSLSYSEMVGRTGTIARILFENGLKRQERVAVFMNRSFDSLASIYGAMQAGGVYVPFDSFAPPARLAAILRDCDIHYLITEDSKAPLVQQMLAEYDGIKLIIGLSDVANLKAETISWQQIHTSGVLTAPDVSVNEQDLCLIFYTSGTTGNPKGAAHAHRSMLSNVEWALEKFGFTPEDRFSNVTSHHFDLSWLEMYASISVGGTLVVVPEQTVRFPSDLAELAGREQISVWCSVPSVLMQLAQRGNLDAQKLESLRWILFAGERFPTKHLKHLMSLVPHPRYCNMYGTTETHIALHWDVPALPDDYEELIPIGKGCSHVDVMAVNPQGERVKAGESGELVIRGPSLMEGYWHLPERNAKALVRHRFSPELEALCYHTGDLVQQMPDGNYYIIGRGDRRVKVRGNLVDLDEVEQVLLTHSQVQEAAAFTVSTDDDTAWVEAAIIPKPHTQPTSSELRVHVSRTLPTYAVPEKVRVVDDFPRTGSGKMSRKDLQISAQQGISEQSHPQNGDLKETLKRYILTEILGDSGEILLEDDTELLESGLMDSIGVVRLVSFLEDNSGVKVPNDEFIAENFSSLAAINNLVERLRLLR; encoded by the coding sequence ATGGCTTTCTCCCTCAATCATGCCCTGTTACAATCGGCTAATCGTTCGCCCGATAGAGAAGCGCTCCGCTTTAACGGACAAAGCCTGTCCTATAGTGAAATGGTAGGTCGCACCGGCACAATTGCCCGCATTTTGTTTGAAAACGGTCTGAAACGCCAAGAGCGGGTGGCAGTTTTCATGAATCGGAGTTTTGATAGCCTCGCTTCTATCTATGGCGCTATGCAGGCAGGCGGCGTATATGTACCTTTCGACTCTTTCGCTCCTCCTGCGCGCCTAGCCGCTATTCTGCGAGATTGCGATATACATTACCTGATAACCGAGGATTCTAAAGCCCCACTGGTACAGCAAATGCTGGCAGAATACGATGGGATAAAGCTTATCATAGGTCTGTCGGACGTAGCTAACCTGAAAGCTGAAACCATCAGTTGGCAACAAATTCATACATCAGGCGTACTTACAGCGCCCGATGTTTCGGTAAATGAACAAGACCTTTGTTTGATTTTCTATACTTCGGGTACAACCGGGAATCCCAAGGGCGCGGCGCATGCTCATCGCAGTATGTTGAGTAATGTGGAGTGGGCTTTAGAAAAATTCGGCTTTACTCCCGAAGACCGCTTTAGCAATGTAACATCCCACCACTTTGACCTATCTTGGCTGGAAATGTACGCCAGTATTAGCGTTGGCGGCACGTTGGTGGTAGTGCCTGAGCAAACTGTACGTTTCCCGTCTGATTTGGCTGAACTTGCCGGACGGGAGCAAATTTCAGTATGGTGTTCGGTTCCTTCTGTGCTAATGCAATTAGCGCAACGTGGCAACCTTGATGCACAAAAACTCGAATCATTGCGCTGGATTTTGTTTGCTGGTGAAAGGTTTCCTACCAAACACCTTAAACATCTGATGTCACTTGTACCGCACCCGCGCTATTGCAATATGTACGGCACCACCGAGACTCATATTGCGCTTCACTGGGATGTTCCGGCGCTACCGGACGATTATGAAGAGCTAATACCTATCGGTAAGGGTTGCTCACATGTTGATGTTATGGCAGTTAACCCACAGGGTGAGCGGGTGAAAGCAGGTGAATCGGGCGAACTGGTCATACGCGGTCCCAGTTTGATGGAGGGTTACTGGCATTTGCCCGAACGCAATGCTAAAGCTTTGGTAAGGCACCGTTTCTCACCGGAACTTGAAGCGCTTTGCTACCATACCGGGGATTTGGTACAACAAATGCCGGACGGCAATTACTATATAATCGGGCGAGGTGATAGGCGCGTAAAAGTGCGAGGTAATCTGGTCGATCTGGATGAGGTAGAGCAGGTGCTACTTACTCATAGTCAGGTGCAGGAAGCCGCCGCTTTCACCGTTTCCACCGATGATGATACCGCTTGGGTAGAAGCGGCAATCATCCCCAAACCGCACACCCAGCCAACCTCTTCTGAGCTAAGGGTGCATGTTTCTCGCACCTTGCCAACCTATGCCGTACCTGAAAAAGTTAGGGTGGTTGACGATTTCCCGCGCACCGGAAGCGGAAAAATGAGCCGGAAAGACCTTCAAATTTCAGCACAGCAGGGCATAAGCGAACAAAGCCATCCGCAAAACGGCGACCTGAAAGAAACCCTCAAGCGTTATATTCTTACCGAGATACTGGGTGATTCAGGGGAAATATTACTGGAAGATGATACCGAACTACTGGAAAGCGGTTTGATGGATTCTATTGGGGTTGTACGATTGGTATCCTTTCTTGAGGATAATTCGGGGGTAAAGGTGCCTAATGATGAATTTATTGCCGAGAACTTCAGCAGCCTTGCCGCTATAAATAATCTGGTAGAGCGGTTGCGGTTATTGCGTTAA
- a CDS encoding non-ribosomal peptide synthetase: protein MTTISDETNNSGGVIPVTGKADTVYFPLSYGQKSLLFLHQLEPESADYNIARAFRIHGLLDVNTLYKALNILTERYPILTAVFGENHGKPSMRYTGWHESIFQQIATTGWSQFAIQERLRVEAIRPFLLTQGVPVRCLLFSSNPEEHIFLFVLHHIVSDFHSLELLFRELWALYEGLSLGQALSSKKTSADYAAFTDWQNNLLQGADGDKLWEYWQNQLEGELPSLNFIRKESGSPDNSINCSFWLDEVLSASLKNLSRRNNTTLFQTVLAAYNILLFRYFEQNDCVVAVPFTSRNMRAYRNTIGYLVNTLPLRTYLSCSDTFLNVLEKVKEQAQGAFSHREYPFPLLVEKLQPERLGAKVSLFQAMFSWQKIRGKDGDFLTAMALNLEGVKLHSNSLVLETLDVGYKPAQLELTLEMGEVAGRLRANLISRSGLFDKANLESMLKHFSCLLKEICANPDKPISRLAMFPPEMRRIILEDWNATLQPFPVDTCIHQCFEVQATKTPNSPAILFNNQTISYKTLNQQANRIAQMLRQVGVKTESRVGVSLERTPLMVAALLGILKAGVAYVPLDPHYPADRLAFMIEDCGVEVLLGQPTCVIPSSVLVLELGNVLADVELEDIPPLTSKVSSQNLAYVLYTSGSTGVPKGVAITHRNAIALLDWASRIYDDLQLKGLLASTSLSFDLSVFELFLPLITGGTVVLVENALSLAEIEEATANTITLVNTVPSVLKELLRLGKLPESVRTVNLAGEPLSAALVQQLYSNNSIQKVYNLYGPTEDTTYSTFALIPADDSKKPPIGKPIANSCGYILDRNLEPVPPGVAGELYLGGEGLARGYINRPALTAERFIPNSFSQQAGSRLYRTGDLCRYRQDGTIEFLGRKDSQVKIRGFRIEPGEIEAVLAGYPAVRECAVIVANGNNGGKNLVAWVAPNAEKTVQAEELRKYLAQILPDYMIPGAFGIISALPRTPGGKLDRLRLSSNLPESVAENKVPNAPITPTEMAIAQYWAEILGLKEVGINDNFFEQGGHSLLATQLIAHLREHYHMEIPLRSIFDHPTISSLAIYLDLLGANSIVEADFELLLAQLEQMPDEEVQKRLAEYEV, encoded by the coding sequence ATGACAACTATTTCGGATGAAACCAATAACTCCGGCGGTGTCATTCCTGTCACAGGCAAGGCTGATACCGTCTATTTTCCTCTTTCGTATGGGCAGAAATCTCTCCTGTTTCTACATCAGTTAGAGCCGGAAAGCGCTGATTATAATATCGCGCGGGCTTTTCGGATTCATGGTCTATTAGATGTTAATACTCTCTATAAGGCTTTGAATATCTTGACCGAACGTTACCCGATTTTAACGGCTGTTTTCGGCGAGAATCATGGTAAGCCTTCAATGCGCTATACAGGCTGGCATGAATCGATTTTTCAGCAAATAGCCACTACGGGTTGGAGTCAGTTTGCGATTCAGGAAAGGCTCAGGGTAGAAGCGATACGCCCGTTCCTACTAACTCAAGGCGTTCCGGTGCGTTGCCTATTATTCTCCAGCAATCCAGAAGAACATATCTTTTTATTTGTGCTGCACCATATCGTTTCAGATTTCCATTCACTCGAGCTTTTGTTTCGGGAACTGTGGGCGCTATATGAGGGGTTATCTTTGGGGCAGGCTTTAAGCAGTAAAAAAACTTCTGCCGACTATGCAGCTTTTACCGATTGGCAAAATAATTTACTGCAAGGTGCAGATGGGGATAAATTATGGGAATACTGGCAAAATCAGCTTGAAGGTGAGTTGCCTTCGCTAAATTTTATACGAAAAGAGAGTGGCTCACCAGATAACAGTATTAACTGCTCGTTCTGGCTGGATGAAGTTTTGAGCGCTAGCTTGAAAAACCTGAGTCGGAGAAATAACACCACTCTATTTCAAACGGTATTAGCGGCATATAACATCCTTTTGTTTCGCTATTTTGAGCAAAATGATTGTGTAGTGGCTGTCCCCTTTACCAGCCGTAATATGCGGGCTTACCGCAACACGATTGGTTATTTGGTAAACACCTTGCCCTTGCGTACCTATCTATCCTGTAGTGATACTTTCTTAAACGTGCTTGAAAAAGTGAAAGAACAGGCGCAAGGCGCTTTCAGTCATCGCGAATATCCTTTCCCCTTGTTGGTGGAAAAGCTGCAACCGGAACGGTTAGGCGCGAAAGTTTCGCTATTTCAGGCAATGTTTTCTTGGCAAAAAATTCGAGGCAAGGACGGCGATTTCTTAACCGCAATGGCGTTGAATTTGGAAGGGGTTAAATTACACAGCAATAGCCTTGTGTTAGAGACGCTCGATGTAGGTTATAAGCCCGCTCAGCTTGAACTGACTTTGGAAATGGGCGAGGTTGCGGGAAGGCTTCGGGCTAACCTGATTAGCCGTTCAGGGTTGTTTGATAAAGCCAATCTTGAAAGCATGCTAAAACATTTCTCGTGTCTTCTAAAAGAAATCTGTGCTAACCCTGATAAGCCGATTTCACGACTTGCTATGTTCCCTCCCGAAATGCGCCGGATTATTTTAGAAGATTGGAATGCAACCCTTCAACCTTTTCCCGTTGACACTTGTATTCATCAGTGCTTTGAAGTGCAAGCGACTAAAACCCCAAACAGCCCCGCTATTCTTTTCAATAACCAAACGATCAGCTATAAAACGTTGAACCAACAGGCAAACCGGATAGCGCAAATGTTGCGGCAAGTCGGGGTCAAAACTGAATCGCGAGTAGGTGTGTCTCTGGAACGCACTCCACTGATGGTAGCGGCGTTGTTAGGAATTTTAAAAGCGGGTGTGGCTTATGTACCACTCGACCCGCATTATCCGGCAGACCGTTTAGCATTTATGATAGAGGATTGTGGGGTTGAGGTGTTGTTAGGACAACCAACATGCGTTATTCCATCCTCTGTCCTTGTGCTTGAGCTTGGAAATGTTCTTGCAGATGTGGAATTGGAAGATATTCCTCCGCTCACTTCAAAAGTATCTTCACAAAATCTAGCTTACGTACTTTATACCTCTGGTTCAACCGGAGTACCAAAGGGTGTGGCTATTACGCATCGGAACGCCATAGCCTTGCTGGATTGGGCTTCCCGAATATATGATGATTTGCAACTAAAGGGGCTTTTGGCTTCCACTTCCCTATCTTTTGACCTTTCTGTATTTGAGCTTTTCTTGCCTTTAATTACAGGCGGTACGGTTGTTTTGGTAGAAAATGCTCTATCTCTGGCTGAAATTGAGGAGGCTACTGCCAATACCATAACGCTGGTAAATACAGTTCCTTCAGTGCTAAAAGAATTATTGAGGCTAGGAAAGTTACCCGAATCGGTAAGAACCGTAAATTTAGCGGGCGAGCCTTTATCGGCAGCACTAGTACAACAACTCTATTCAAATAATAGTATTCAGAAAGTCTATAACCTTTACGGACCTACCGAAGATACTACCTACTCAACCTTTGCCTTAATTCCTGCTGACGATTCAAAAAAACCTCCTATTGGGAAACCGATTGCAAACTCTTGCGGTTATATTCTGGATAGAAACTTAGAACCTGTACCACCGGGTGTGGCGGGTGAGTTGTATCTAGGCGGGGAAGGACTGGCGCGAGGCTATATAAACCGCCCCGCTTTAACCGCCGAACGCTTTATTCCCAATTCTTTCAGTCAGCAGGCAGGTTCACGGCTTTACCGAACTGGAGATTTATGCCGATACCGCCAAGATGGTACAATCGAGTTTTTGGGGCGTAAAGACTCACAGGTAAAAATAAGAGGCTTTCGGATAGAACCGGGAGAGATTGAAGCGGTTTTAGCCGGATACCCGGCGGTACGCGAGTGTGCGGTCATTGTAGCAAATGGTAATAACGGCGGGAAAAACCTGGTGGCGTGGGTTGCACCGAATGCCGAAAAAACCGTTCAAGCGGAAGAATTGCGTAAATATCTAGCACAAATACTACCCGATTATATGATACCCGGCGCATTTGGCATAATAAGCGCACTACCGCGCACCCCGGGAGGTAAACTAGACCGCTTGCGGCTTTCTAGCAACTTGCCTGAATCTGTTGCTGAAAATAAAGTCCCCAATGCCCCGATTACACCGACAGAGATGGCTATAGCTCAATATTGGGCTGAAATTCTGGGACTGAAAGAGGTGGGAATAAATGACAATTTCTTTGAACAAGGGGGACATTCCCTGCTTGCTACTCAACTGATTGCACACCTACGCGAACATTACCATATGGAGATACCCTTACGCAGTATTTTTGACCATCCCACTATAAGCTCATTAGCGATTTACTTAGATTTGCTTGGCGCAAATTCTATTGTTGAAGCCGATTTTGAACTATTGCTGGCTCAGCTTGAACAAATGCCGGATGAAGAGGTGCAAAAAAGGCTAGCCGAGTATGAGGTGTAA